The following coding sequences are from one Schizosaccharomyces osmophilus chromosome 1, complete sequence window:
- the nup40 gene encoding nucleoporin Nup40, which produces MNPSSSFGVSSSPNSKSPLKPLSVDDLRSPSPQRELRGNRGSFIPSSAEKKFVPSHLMHLTASQRKFAPDVSSPLNEFFDSHSGIRSSASPSSKFGGPSFGTPKPFLRANRLGGSSIIEDAPPTQSIYDFPSSRQISTSNVDQITASPLSSPFAAKTQTIPMEPLKEVSRSVIVFGFPPEITNQVVNEFSRFGKIVNQNSLTASSVSMPSFKNGHGNWLQLTYAEPSSAVKAVQSNGIVIGGSFMVGCIYNSDDKQDYPQATKLDALDVEMTEADTKGIPPLTTQIEANAQTEATIGKRIVVQHNEDIFKSSHKDHSKNWLVQNLFGNTANDTVDEEEKLANISDNTTRQSSLLGKSIQVILHTLFGF; this is translated from the exons ATGAATCCTTCGTCATCTTTTGGAGTTAGCAGTTCACCAAACAGTAAAAGTCCTTTGAAGCCTCTCTCGGTGGACGACCTGCGTTCTCCTTCACCACAGAGGGAGTTGCGTGGAAACAGGGGATCTTTTATTCCATCTTCAGCGGAAAAGAAGTTCGTTCCTAGTCATTTGATGCACTTAACAGCAAGTCAACGCAAATTCGCCCCAGATGTTAGCTCACCCTTAAATGAGTTTTTTGATTCACA TTCCGGAATCCGTTCCTCTGCAtctccttcttccaaatttgGTGGCCCTAGCTTTGGTACAccaaaaccttttttgCGGGCTAACCGTTTGGGAGGAAGTTCTATCATTGAAGATGCCCCTCCTACTCAATCTATCTATGATTTCCCTTCTTCTCGCCAAATAAGCACCTCCAATGTTGATCAAATTACTGCTTCACCTCTTTCTTCTCCCTTTGCCGCGAAAACTCAAACTATTCCTATGGAGCCATTAAAGGAAGTTAGCAGATCTGTCATTGTTTTTGGCTTTCCACCAGAAATAACCAATCAAGTCGTAAATGAATTTTCTCGGTTCGGAAAGATTGTCAATCAAAACTCTCTTACCGCCTCTAGTGTCTCCATGCCGAGCTTTAAGAATGGTCATGGAAATTGGCTACAACTTACTTATGCTGAACCTTCTTCTGCTGTCAAAGCTGTTCAATCTAATGGAATTGTTATTGGTGGCTCTTTTATGGTTGGATGTATCTATAATTCTGATGATAAACAGGATTATCCACAGGCAACAAAGTTGGACGCTTTGGATGTTGAAATGACTGAAGCTGATACCAAAGGGATTCCACCTTTAACGACCCAAATAGAAGCAAATGCACAAACGGAAGCAACTATTGGGAAGAGGATTGTAGTTCAGCATAATGAAGATATTTTTAAGTCATCCCATAAGGACCATTCTAAAAATTGGTTGGtacaaaatctttttggaaatacTGCAAACGATACTGtcgatgaagaagaaaagttgGCAAATATTTCTGATAACACAACCAGACAGAGTTCTTTATTAGGAAAAAGTATTCAGGTGATTTTACACACCCTCTTTGGATTTTAG